CAGAGCTTCCGCCCCGGTTTCCTGTCGTCACTGCTGGCGGACCGGCTGATCCGCCGGGAGTAGCGGTTCAGGGCGCGGCCGGCCGCACGCCGGAGAACCCTCCGGCCGTGCTGTCCTGCGGATCGTCCCGTGCGACCCAGACGAACAGGACATGCGCCACGGCGCGGGCGACCGAGATCGCGCCGACGGCGTAGAGCAGTTCGTGCGAGAGGGAGCCGAACCACAGGATCGCGGCGACGATCGCCAGCAATGCGACCGCATGCGAGGCGAGCTGCCAGGCCGTGTTGCGCGACAGCGTGGCGATGTCGTGAACGGGGTTGAAGAGCGCGATACCGGCGTAGAACAGCGACATCACAGCGACCACCTCGCCGACACCGTCCCATTTGCTGCCGTCGAAGACGGAGTCGAGGGTGAGCGCCCCGAAGGCGATCGGCAGGAACAGGCCGACAGTGGCGGCCGCGAGACCGAGGGTTGCGCCGCGCATCCAGAAACGCCGGCGTCGGCGGTCGCCACTGCGCAGGGCCCTCATCACCAGCGGGCTCGAGACCGTGCCGAACATCTGCGTCGGCATGTCGAGCAGGCGCATCGCCAGGGCGACATGGGCCGCCAGCAGCGGGTTGTCCGCATAGGGCAGCGCCAGCAGGGGCGCGGCGGTGAAGCCGAAGGACAGCATCGCCGCCGGCAGCAGGACGCGCGGCGCGTCGTGCCAGTGCTGCAGCCCCCAGCTCAGGCCGCGCAGCGACCACAGTCGCGGATGGACCAGATCGAAGAGGGTCTCGCGGCGACGGACGAGGAGATAGAGCGTCGCCACCCAGTGCCCGACCGCGTCGGCGAGGAACAGGGCGAGCGCCTTGGGCCCGAAGATGCCGATCAACAGCAGCATGACGACCGGCTGGACCAGCGCCTGGACGAGATTGCTGTTGCCGATGGCGCGGAAATCACCCTCGGCCGTCGCCTCGCTCCAGAGCAGGCGCAGGGCCGTGCGGGCCGACAGCGACAGGAAGAAGACCAGCCCGATGAGCGGCGGCAGCCAGTCGAGCTGCACGATCGTGATAAGGACGATGCCGGCCAGCGCGAGGAAGGCGATGCCGCTCGTCAATGCGAGACGGAAGGCGAGGGCGAGCTCGCGGCGGGCGCTGCTGCGGAAGAAGACCGCCTCCAGCCGCAGAAGCGCGGGCAGCGAGACGAAGGTCGCCGCGGCAGCGAACACCGCGAAGGCGGCAAAGACGTTAGGCGGGCAGAAATAGGCTGCGATCAGCAGGCCCCAGACGGAGATCATCCGGGCCTGTACGAAGCGCAGGCCCAGCAGCACCGCGGTCCCGATCGACTGGCGCAGCGCGGGCACGCGGCTCGCGACCAAGCGCCGCCCCTGCGCCAGGGAGAGCGCAGGCCGGCGAGGCGGAAAGCTCGCCCGTTCGAGGACGACGTGAGCGACCATGTCCATCCCCACGGCTGGACCGTTTGAAAGGCCGTCCCCGTGCGGATCACCGTCACCGACCGACGATGGGACGTCGGAGATGCGGGTCACGATCGAGCGACCTCAGGACAAACAGGCTGCGCCAACAGGGTTAATGGCGGGTAAAGATGCGTCATGACGGACCAGAGCGGGGCCGTGCCCCGATGGTCGGGCACTAACCCCATGAATCGGGCCATCAGATGGCGGCTTCGTTGAATTTTGTTTTCAGCGCCTCGAAGCGGGCGAGCTGGTCCGGCAGCAGGGCACGCTGGGCGTCGCGGCGGACGAAGACCTTGAACATGACCTCGCCCTCGCCGTTGAAGAACTGCACTGAGCAGACGCGGCGGCTGGTGAGCTGGCGGTCGACGACATAGATCGCGGCGCAGTTGGACGCCTTGATGTGGCCGCCGATCGGGCTGTCGCCATGGATGTTGTAATAGCCATGGCCGAAGGAGCCGACCGGCAGCGCACCCTCGCATTCGAGCACGATGTCAGGCGTGTGGACGAGGAACATCACGGTTCCCCAACTCGCCAGTTCCTGCCAGAGCGCCTCGAAGTGCTCGGGGGCGATCAGCATCCGGCCCTCGGCCGGGGTCAGCTCGAGCACGGTGCGGGTCGGCAGGCCGGCCTCCTTCGCCACCGACTCGACCATGGAATCGGGCTTCTCGGCCAGGATGCGCCGGGCTTTGGCGAGGGCGTCGTCTGCGGGCGCCGCGGGTTCGATCGTCAGGCCGTCCGACATGGCCGCCTCCTCACTCGGCCGCCTGGAGGGGGCGATGCGGGTTGGACTCGCTCAGCACGGTCTCGAAGCCCTCGAACTCGGGATGGCCGAGGAACAGCGGCTGCTCGCGCTTCTCGCCGGCATTGCGATGCGAGTCCCGGAACTGCTCCGACTTGGTCCAGGCCGTGAAATCCGCCTTCGTGGCCCAGGTGGTGTGGGAGGAGTAGAGCGTATGGTCGTCGCGCTCGGGGCCTTTGAGCAGGTGAAACGCGATGAAGCCCTGCATCTCGTCGAGCCGGGTCTTGCGCGTCGCCCAGACGGTCTCGAACGCCGATTCCTGGCCCTTGACGACCTTGAAGCGATTCATCGCGATGAACATCGGGAATGGTCCTGTTCTAGGCCGGCCCTGCGGGCCCGGCGGATGGCATGGCCGGCACGGGGCCGATGCCGCCGCGACATCCTGCCGGATGTGCGTCCCTCGTCCTCGCCCTTGACCGCTTCTAGTAAAACTGAATATCAACGTCAATAACGCTGAGACTAAAATCAGTTTTGAATAATTAAAAACTGATTTTTACTTGGCTTCGTTCAGTCACGGCGACGGCCGCGCGCCTCCGGTCATCCGGCGGGCGGCGCTTGCGATGGGAGATCGAGTGATGCGCTTGCGCACCCTGCTTTCGGATGGGCCGGGCCGACGGCCCGCACGACGGGAGCTGTCCGCCGCGATCGGGCTGAGCCTGCTGGCGGCGGCGAGCCTGTTGGGCGCCTTCGGCCTGCCCGGCGCCGCCTTCGGCCAAATGCCCCAGCGTGTCGTCGCGGTGGGCGGCGTCATCACCGAGGTGATCTATGCGCTGGGCTTGCAGGACAGGCTCGTCGGCGTGGATTCAACCAGCCAGTTCCCGGCCGATGCCCTGCGCGACAAGGCCAATGTCGGCTATGTCCGGGCGCTGTCGACTGAGGGCGTGCTCTCGCTCAAGCCCTCGCTGGTCATGCTGATCGACGGAGCCGGCCCGCCCGGCGCGGTCTCGCTGCTCTCCGAAACAGGTGTGGGTCTGGCCCGCATTTCCGACGAGACGAGTGCCGCGGGCGTCGTCGCCAAGATCGAGGCGATCGGCGCCGCGCTGGGTGCGGCCGAGCCGGCCTCGCGGCTGGCAGCCCAGACACGGGCGGGCTTTGCGGAGCTCACCACCCTGCGCGGCACCATCGCCAAGCCGCGGCGCGTGCTCTTCGTGCTGTCGATCCAGAACGGCCGGGTGATGGTCGGCGGGCGCAACAGCTCGGCCGACGCGATCATCCGCCATGCCGGCGCGGTCAATGTCGCTGACGGCATCGAGGGCTACAAGACGATGACCGACGAGGCGATCATGGCCGGCGCGCCCGACGTCATCCTGATGATGAGCCACAACGTCAACCACGCCACGTCGCCCGATGCGCTCTTCGCCATGCCCGCCTTCGCGGAGACGCCGGCGGCGCGGCGGAAGCGTGTCATCGCCATGGACGGCCTCTATCTGCTCGGCTTCGGGCCGCGCACGCCGGCAGCGGCACGCGACCTGATGGCCGCGATCTATCCCGAGGCGTCGATCCCGCCGCTCAAGACGGCGCAGGCGCGGTGACGCTGGCCTCGCCCTCCGTCGCGGGCCTGCCGGCCGGGCTGGCGATCCTGATCGCCGGGCGGCGGCGCCTGGCCGTGATCGCCACCGCGGGGCTCGGCCTCGGCTGCGTCGGCCTTGCGCTGTTCGCGATCGGGCAGGGTGCCATCGCGATCCCGCCCGGGCGGGTTGCCGAGATCATCTGGGCCCGGCTGACGGGGGATGTCGCGCTGCTCGAGGGCCGCGACGTGCTGGTGGTGATGAACATCCGGCTGCCGCGCGTGCTGCTCGGCCTGCTGGTCGGGGCCGGCCTCGCCGTATCGGGCGCGCTGATGCAGGGGCTGTTCCGCAATCCCCTGGCCGATCCCGGTCTCGTCGGCGTCTCCGCCGGGGCGGGGCTGGCGGCCGCGGCGACGATCGTGCTGGGCGACCGGTTCCTGACGGGGACGCTGATGAAGCTGCCCTTCGCGGTGCTGCCCTTCGGTGCCTTCTGCGGCGGGCTGATCTCGACGCTGGCGCTCTATCTGATCGCCACGCGGCAGGGCCGCACGTCGGTGGCGACCATGCTGCTCGCGGGCGTCGCGCTCGGCGCGCTCGCCGGGGCGATGACGGGCCTGCTCGCCTTCATTTCGGATGATCGCCAGCTGCGCGACCTGACCTTCTGGTCGATGGGCAGCCTCGGCGGGGCGAGCTGGACCAAGCTCACCGCGATCGCGCCGATCATCATTCCGCTGCTGCTGGCCATGCCGCTTCTGGCGCGCGGGCTGAACGGGCTGATGCTGGGCGAG
This portion of the Bosea sp. OAE506 genome encodes:
- the hutX gene encoding heme utilization cystosolic carrier protein HutX, encoding MSDGLTIEPAAPADDALAKARRILAEKPDSMVESVAKEAGLPTRTVLELTPAEGRMLIAPEHFEALWQELASWGTVMFLVHTPDIVLECEGALPVGSFGHGYYNIHGDSPIGGHIKASNCAAIYVVDRQLTSRRVCSVQFFNGEGEVMFKVFVRRDAQRALLPDQLARFEALKTKFNEAAI
- a CDS encoding antibiotic biosynthesis monooxygenase — translated: MFIAMNRFKVVKGQESAFETVWATRKTRLDEMQGFIAFHLLKGPERDDHTLYSSHTTWATKADFTAWTKSEQFRDSHRNAGEKREQPLFLGHPEFEGFETVLSESNPHRPLQAAE
- a CDS encoding ABC transporter substrate-binding protein — encoded protein: MRLRTLLSDGPGRRPARRELSAAIGLSLLAAASLLGAFGLPGAAFGQMPQRVVAVGGVITEVIYALGLQDRLVGVDSTSQFPADALRDKANVGYVRALSTEGVLSLKPSLVMLIDGAGPPGAVSLLSETGVGLARISDETSAAGVVAKIEAIGAALGAAEPASRLAAQTRAGFAELTTLRGTIAKPRRVLFVLSIQNGRVMVGGRNSSADAIIRHAGAVNVADGIEGYKTMTDEAIMAGAPDVILMMSHNVNHATSPDALFAMPAFAETPAARRKRVIAMDGLYLLGFGPRTPAAARDLMAAIYPEASIPPLKTAQAR